The genomic region aaaatatataccaACAGACCTTCATGGACTTCGTCTCAACCTTAAAATACTGtattcagagtataaaaatatataatttttaaattttggaacgAAATTCAAAAGATCACGTTATCACTTTTAACATTACCAGAATTCCTAGAGTTACTAAGTTCACACCATAAAAGAATCTCAATagcaaattattgtatttttaataagtagactttaacaaaattttcagacactatacttgtacatatgtatttgatttCTTAAtattgtttcgagaaaaattttttcatcctttcttccttttttcaatatttatatatgtgacctggtctacgaaaagggaaaagggagctaacgtgcgaaaactagttttctgggaaataactgtttttttctttcggatataaaattgtgttgatgtgaaaattgatttttttgacacctaagcccccttttcgtagaccaggtcacatatgtgtAATTTTATTCAGTAAGTAGCGTTGCCAATGGTATGTGTGGATGCCCACTATGAAGGCACTCAAAATGTgacgcacatatgtacatgtgtgtgtagcATTTTGCTGTTTCGTAGTTACAAAATGCCACTACCCTCCACCCCGTTCCACTATCGTTTACACCtagttaatattaaaatttcatacaataatataataattagaTTTCTGATTAAGTCTCAATGATCGGGTCGGTCTCACTGTCTGTATGTTGCACGCCAGGCCGAGGTTCGGCAGGTTCTGGGTGTTGCGGCACGAGGCACTCCAGCCGGGCCAATTTTTGAAGCCATCACGTTCGAATATTCGCTTCGCACACACCACATCGTCGTCAATGTTGTCATCAAGGAAGTCTGTGTTTGAGTTCAAACTCAAAATTAGTCAAGTTCACGGCGAGTAttgaaagtatgtatgtatgtgagcagCCGGCTTACCTTCACATTTCTTATCGCAAAGGCCACCTTTGCGACTAACGCGACACCATTCCTTGCTGCTTATCTGAAAGAGTCCGTAAGTGGCGCTGCCGTTAGGATTTCGTTTCACAACTTGGGTGTTCCTCTTGCTCTCGTGCTCGATCAAGCAAATCCCTGTCGCGGCGGAAAATATTTCTATGAAATATAATTGTATTTCTTGTTTCTCAATAATGGTACTTACAGTTGGAGAGAAACGTTTTGTTGATACCGTATTTTAGCAAAAGCTCTCGCGCCAACTGGCAACGCATGTATTCTTTAGCATCCACACTAGTGTTCAGCAGAAGACAGCTTAGCAGCAGTGTGGCTAACAGGAAAGTAAGGCGAGCCATTTTTAAGTCTCTGTAAGGAATATTGTATGACATAAGGCACAATAATACTGTTAGAGATAACTGTAGATGATTGGGGcagaaattttatattatctatttatttatctGTGGTTTAGGAACCTCATGTCGGTTTCAATTGGTGGCTGCagcaccaaaaataaaaatcagctgGTAACAAGAAATGTTCTATGCTCTCTTACTAACTTTCGCAAAATATGTTTCACTATGTCTAAAATTACATAGCTAGAAACATTCACTTCTATATCtctcttaaaaatatatacaagctTATCTCAATAAATtgggaaaaataatttagacTGTCAAACTTAAGACTActcttcacaaaaaaaaaaaataaaaaaattaagcg from Bactrocera tryoni isolate S06 chromosome 3, CSIRO_BtryS06_freeze2, whole genome shotgun sequence harbors:
- the LOC120770837 gene encoding lysozyme c-1-like isoform X1; protein product: MARLTFLLATLLLSCLLLNTSVDAKEYMRCQLARELLLKYGINKTFLSNWICLIEHESKRNTQVVKRNPNGSATYGLFQISSKEWCRVSRKGGLCDKKCEDFLDDNIDDDVVCAKRIFERDGFKNWPGWSASCRNTQNLPNLGLACNIQTVRPTRSLRLNQKSNYYIIV
- the LOC120770837 gene encoding lysozyme c-1-like isoform X2, translated to MARLTFLLATLLLSCLLLNTSVDAKEYMRCQLARELLLKYGINKTFLSNWICLIEHESKRNTQVVKRNPNGSATYGLFQISSKEWCRVSRKGGLCDKKCEDFLDDNIDDDVVCAKRIFERDGFKNWPGWSASCRNTQNLPNLGLACNIQTV